The Oncorhynchus gorbuscha isolate QuinsamMale2020 ecotype Even-year unplaced genomic scaffold, OgorEven_v1.0 Un_scaffold_8241, whole genome shotgun sequence genome window below encodes:
- the LOC124029928 gene encoding kinesin-like protein KIF13A: DIECLMSEGNKSRTVAATNMNEESSRSHAVFNIILTHTLMHLGSGTSGEKVSKLSLVDLAGSERAAKTGATGERMKEGSNINKSLSTLGLVISALADQGAGKNKTKFVPYRDSVLTWLLK, translated from the exons gacaTAGAGTGTCTGATGTCAGAGGGTAACAAGTCTCGTACAGTAGCAGCCACGAATATGAACGAGGAGAGCAGCAGGTCCCATGCCGTCTTCAACATCATCCTCACACACACTCTAATGCACCTGGGTTCTGGG accAGTGGGGAGAAGGTCAGTAAGCTGAGTCTGGTGGATCTGGCCGGCAGTGAGAGAGCTGCTAAGACTGGAGCTACTGGAGAGAGGATGAAGGAAGGAAGCAACATCAACAA GTCTCTAAGCACACTGGGCTTGGTGATCTCAGCGCTGGCAGACCAAGGAGCAGGGAAGAACAAGACCAAGTTTGTTCCCTACAGAGACTCAGTTCTGACCTGGCTACTGAAG